In Puntigrus tetrazona isolate hp1 chromosome 18, ASM1883169v1, whole genome shotgun sequence, one genomic interval encodes:
- the LOC122362648 gene encoding LOW QUALITY PROTEIN: cathepsin D-like (The sequence of the model RefSeq protein was modified relative to this genomic sequence to represent the inferred CDS: inserted 1 base in 1 codon) gives MRIACLLLAAALFWTSDAIVRIPLQKFRSIRRTMSDTGRAVEELVSSSASLKYNLGFPASNGPTPETLKNYLDAQYYGEIGLGTPVQTFTVVFDTGSSNLWVPSVHCSLTDIACLLHHKYNGGKSSSYVKNGTEFSIQYGSGSLSGYLSQDTCTIGDIVVEKQIFGEAIKQPGVAFIAAKFDGILGMAYPRISVDGVPPVFDMMMSQKKVEKNIFSFYLNRNPDTQPGGELLLGGTDPKYYTGDFNYVAISRQAYWQIHMDGMSIGSELTLCKGGCEAIVDTGTSLIXGPAAEVKALQKAIGAIPLIQGEYMVDCKKVATLPTISFVLGGKTYSLTGEQYILKESQAGKDICLSGFMGLDIPPPAGPLWILGDVFIGQYYTVFDRENNRVGFAKSV, from the exons ATGAGAATCGCCTGTCTGCTGCTAGCTGCTGCCTTGTTTTGGACGTCCGACGCGATAGTACG GATTCCTCTACAGAAGTTTCGTTCCATCAGGCGCACTATGAGTGACACTGGCCGAGCTGTAGAGGAGCTTGTGTCCAGTTCTGCATCACTGAAATACAACCTAGGCTTCCCAGCAAGTAATGGTCCTACTCCAGAGACCCTGAAAAACTACCTTGAT GCTCAGTACTACGGAGAGATCGGTCTTGGCACTCCTGTCCAGACCTTCACTGTGGTGTTTGACACAGGATCCTCCAACCTGTGGGTGCCCTCGGTCCACTGTTCCCTGACTGACATTGCCTGCT TGCTTCATCACAAGTACAATGGGGGCAAGTCAAGCTCCTATGTGAAGAACGGGACTGAATTTTCCATACAGTATGGTTCCGGAAGCTTGTCTGGTTATCTCAGCCAGGACACATGCACG attgggGATATCGTGGTTGAGAAGCAGATATTTGGAGAAGCTATAAAACAGCCAGGAGTGGCTTTCATTGCAGCAAAGTTTGATGGGATTCTCGGGATGGCTTATCCTCGAATCTCCGTCGACGGGGTTCCTCCTGTTTTTGACATGATGATGAGCCAGAAGAAAGTggagaaaaatattttctctttctatCTGAACAG AAACCCTGACACCcaacctggtggtgagttgctTCTTGGAGGCACAGACCCTAAATATTACACTGGAGACTTTAACTACGTGGCCATCAGCAGACAGGCCTATTGGCAGATTCACATGGATGG catgaGCATCGGCAGTGAGCTGACTCTGTGTAAAGGAGGATGTGAAGCCATCGTGGACACTGGGACGTCTCTGA ACGGCCCAGCCGCTGAAGTCAAAGCCCTGCAGAAGGCTATCGGTGCAATCCCCCTGATCCAGGGAGAG TACATGGTGGACTGTAAGAAAGTGGCCACACTCCCCACCATCTCATTCGTCCTGGGAGGAAAGACTTACTCTCTGACTGGAGAACAGTACATACTCAAG GAAAGCCAGGCAGGAAAGGATATCTGTCTGAGTGGGTTCATGGGCCTGGATATCCCTCCCCCAGCTGGACCCCTGTGGATTCTGGGTGATGTGTTCATTGGGCAGTACTACACCGTGTTTGATCGGGAGAATAACAGAGTGGGCTTCGCTAAGTCAGTATAA
- the LOC122362646 gene encoding LOW QUALITY PROTEIN: class E basic helix-loop-helix protein 41-like (The sequence of the model RefSeq protein was modified relative to this genomic sequence to represent the inferred CDS: inserted 3 bases in 3 codons), which yields MDERIPRMQGRQFLDHADFLGVEYSSLYMCKXKRGVKREEGKDAYKLPHRLIEKKRRDRINECIGQLKDLLPEHLKLTTLGHLEKAVVLELTLKHLNALTAVTEQQHQKIIALQNGERSLKSSLQADLDAFHSGFQACAKEALQYLNKVENWTAREQMCTRLINHLHKVSAQFQPGAGILQRPLPGDDAPERDAQRDTQANCVPVIQRTQNLELNENDTDTDSGYGGEAEKGDGKCEKGCDTAKGVKIKQEFGDERVTKKAKMNWSANSASESANTRPDVALMNSLMGMAGVGGQQTPFCMPFYFINPSAAASYMPLFDKSHLEKLVYPAAAAAALTTPFPWLYPGIPTHASAAAAAAAAIAFPNXSADKTSGFNAASLKDDEPPSPDGDLXEADLASPVSGDHHGSENDAIHQPQRNENDGT from the exons ATGGATGAAAGAATACCGAGAATGCAGGGCAGACAGTTCCTGGATCACGCGGATTTCTTGGG gGTTGAATATTCGTCTCTCTACATGTGCA TCAAAAGAGGAGTgaagagagaggaaggaaaG GACGCGTATAAGTTACCGCACAGACTGATCGAGAAAAAGAGGAGGGACcgaataaatgaatgtattggGCAGCTGAAAGATTTATTACCGGAACATCTGAAGCTCACG ACTCTAGGACACTTGGAAAAAGCGGTAGTTCTCGAGTTGACTCTGAAGCATTTGAACGCTTTGACAGCTGTCACAGAGCAGCAGCACCAGAAGATCATCGCTTTGCAGAACG GGGAGCGGTCGTTGAAGTCCTCCCTCCAGGCTGACTTAGACGCGTTTCACTCAGGCTTTCAAGCATGTGCCAAAGAAGCCCTGCAGTATCTGAACAAGGTGGAGAACTGGACGGCGCGCGAGCAGATGTGCACGCGACTCATCAACCACTTACACAAAGTTTCCGCTCAGTTCCAGCCTGGTGCAGGGATCCTGCAGCGGCCGTTGCCAGGCGACGACGCTCCCGAGCGGGACGCACAGAGGGATACTCAAGCCAACTGCGTCCCTGTCATCCAGAGGACTCAGAACCTCGAGCTTAACGAGAACGACACGGACACCGACAGCGGATATGGAGGAGAGGCAGAGAAAGGCGATGGCAAATGCGAGAAAGGTTGTGACACGGCCAAAGGAGTTAAGATCAAGCAGGAATTCGGAGATGAACGTGTCACCAAAAAAGCCAAAATGAACTGGTCAGCGAACAGCGCCTCAGAATCCGCCAATACCCGGCCGGACGTGGCGTTAATGAACTCTTTAATGGGAATGGCGGGTGTTGGTGGACAACAGACTCCCTTTTGCATGCCGTTTTACTTCATAAACCCATCTGCAGCAGCATCGTACATGCCTTTGTTTGATAAAAGTCACTTGGAAAAGTTGGTGTATccagcggcggcggcggcggctctGACCACCCCGTTCCCGTGGCTTTACCCCGGGATTCCCACGCATGCCTCCGCTGCAGCCGCGGCCGCCGCTGCCATCGCTTTCCCCA GCTCCGCCGATAAAACCTCTGGATTTAATGCAGCATCCTTAAAAGACGACGAGCCGCCATCTCCCGATGGTGACC TCGAGGCCGACCTGGCCTCTCCTGTGTCTGGGGATCATCATGGCTCAGAGAATGATGCCATTCATCAGCCCCAAAGAAATGAAAACGATGGTACATAA